Proteins encoded within one genomic window of Oncorhynchus keta strain PuntledgeMale-10-30-2019 chromosome 12, Oket_V2, whole genome shotgun sequence:
- the pfdn1 gene encoding prefoldin subunit 1, which translates to MGVVRCYVLVFNMAAPIDLELKKAFAELQSKMIDTQQKAKLADLQIDQLTRMKKHANLTHAEIKTLPDNTRMYEGVGRMFILQSKEDINTQLTYKQKTADEKIKELEQKKTYLERTVKDAEDNIREMLMSRRAQ; encoded by the exons ATGGGCGTGGTTCGTTGTTACGTTCTCGTGTTCAACATGGCGGCCCCCATAGATTTAGAGCTGAAGAAG GCCTTTGCAGAGCTGCAATCGAAAATGATTGACACACAACAAAAGGCGAAACTGGCAGATCTTCAGATCGACCAGCTCACTCGCATGAAGAAACATGCCAACCTGACACATGCAGAAATAAAAACCCTACCAGACAACACCCGCATGTATGAAGGAGTAGGACGCAT gtTCATCTTGCAGTCTAAAGAAGATATCAACACACAGCTGACTTACAAACAGAAGACCGCAGATGAGAAAATTAAGGAGCTTGAG CAAAAGAAGACGTACCTGGAGCGCACTGTGAAGGATGCTGAGGACAACATCAGAGAAATGCTCATGTCCAGGAGGGCCCAGTGA